Proteins encoded by one window of Mycolicibacterium sp. ND9-15:
- a CDS encoding DUF1298 domain-containing protein has product MLRRLAAVDAQTYWMSAKIPSDQFLVYGFAGAVADLPAALARIADRARGCGELRLRLGDRGALTYPRWVTADVSPNQFVMHAAGCSWPECLAAVAGLDADQLDPQMMSWRIHIFPAVEAIPRAGQGTVAVVQMAHALGDGIRSSALAAWLFGRTTPVHAVPVPRPFQGLTLPWRGYRAARAHRRLVCDTEAGLVPPPARLRPVLRSNTRPDGLRSVRTLVRQRSQVPGPTVTVGVLAVVSTALAGHLREVGEDPSLLGAEVPMAKTGARRAHNHFGNVGVGLYPDKPFAERASHIAAELEERQRRAAHPAMVAAGRASAAVPEPLLRWEVANFDPTVRSPTVTGNTVVSSVNRGPADLRFGDTPVVLTAGFPALSPMMGLTHGVHGIGDTIAVSVHAAESAIGEIDSYVERLDATLTL; this is encoded by the coding sequence ATGTTGCGTCGGCTGGCGGCGGTGGATGCGCAGACGTATTGGATGTCGGCGAAGATCCCCAGTGACCAGTTTCTGGTCTACGGCTTCGCGGGGGCCGTCGCCGATCTTCCCGCGGCCCTCGCGCGCATCGCTGACCGGGCGCGCGGGTGCGGGGAGTTGCGGCTGCGGTTGGGCGATCGTGGTGCGCTGACCTATCCGCGGTGGGTGACCGCGGATGTGTCGCCGAACCAGTTCGTCATGCACGCCGCGGGTTGCAGTTGGCCGGAATGCCTGGCCGCAGTGGCGGGCTTGGACGCCGACCAACTCGACCCGCAGATGATGTCGTGGCGGATTCACATCTTCCCCGCCGTCGAGGCGATCCCCCGTGCGGGGCAGGGCACGGTCGCGGTGGTGCAGATGGCGCACGCGCTGGGAGATGGGATTCGTTCATCGGCGTTGGCGGCGTGGCTGTTCGGACGGACGACGCCGGTGCACGCCGTCCCGGTGCCGCGCCCGTTTCAGGGCCTCACACTGCCGTGGCGCGGTTACCGAGCCGCGCGGGCCCACCGCCGGCTCGTGTGCGATACCGAGGCCGGATTGGTTCCGCCGCCCGCCAGGCTGCGTCCGGTGCTGCGGAGCAATACTCGGCCGGACGGCTTGCGTAGCGTTCGGACCCTGGTCAGGCAGCGGTCGCAGGTGCCGGGCCCGACAGTGACGGTCGGGGTGCTCGCGGTGGTGTCGACGGCGCTGGCGGGTCATCTGCGCGAGGTGGGGGAGGACCCGTCGCTGCTCGGCGCCGAGGTGCCGATGGCCAAAACCGGTGCGCGACGGGCACACAACCACTTCGGCAACGTCGGTGTCGGGCTCTATCCGGACAAGCCGTTCGCGGAGCGTGCATCGCATATTGCAGCGGAGCTGGAGGAACGCCAACGTCGTGCAGCACATCCAGCAATGGTTGCCGCGGGCCGCGCCTCTGCTGCAGTGCCCGAGCCGTTATTGCGTTGGGAAGTAGCTAATTTCGATCCGACAGTGCGCTCGCCGACGGTCACCGGCAACACCGTCGTTTCGAGCGTGAACCGCGGTCCCGCCGATTTGCGCTTCGGAGACACACCCGTCGTACTGACCGCCGGATTCCCCGCCCTCTCTCCGATGATGGGCCTGACGCATGGTGTGCACGGCATCGGCGACACCATCGCCGTCAGTGTGCACGCTGCCGAATCAGCAATCGGCGAAATCGACTCGTATGTCGAAAGATTGGATGCAACACTGACCCTCTAG
- a CDS encoding alpha/beta fold hydrolase yields MAEPELIDVDAPGVRLCALSWGAVGAPIALCLHGFPDTAHGWRKVAPLLADAGWRVVAPFMRGYAPSSIASDGSYHVGALMDDALRVLDAAGPTGRDVLIGHDWGAIAGAGLAAMPESPFSKAVIMSVPLAAAFRPLGRTPDAGRLAAQLPRQLLRSWYVMYFQLPGLPQRSASWVVPRLWRQWSPGYDAAEDVAHVADSIGAPEHWRAALGYYRAAVRNSEPPARYAELHRHWLSAPKLPTLYLHGTEDGCASADYARWVQRVLPEGGKVATVERAGHFLQLEQPQAVAGHIVDFIGAAA; encoded by the coding sequence GTGGCCGAACCGGAGCTCATCGACGTCGATGCCCCGGGCGTGCGGCTGTGCGCCCTTAGCTGGGGAGCCGTCGGTGCGCCGATTGCGTTATGTTTGCACGGCTTTCCCGACACCGCGCACGGATGGCGCAAGGTGGCACCGCTGTTGGCCGACGCCGGATGGCGGGTGGTCGCACCGTTCATGCGGGGCTATGCACCGTCGTCGATCGCATCGGACGGCAGTTATCACGTCGGGGCGCTGATGGACGATGCACTGCGGGTGCTCGATGCGGCCGGGCCGACGGGCCGCGATGTGCTCATCGGGCATGACTGGGGCGCGATCGCCGGTGCCGGACTCGCTGCGATGCCCGAGAGTCCTTTCTCGAAGGCCGTGATCATGTCGGTGCCACTCGCCGCAGCGTTTCGGCCGTTGGGCAGGACACCGGATGCGGGCCGGCTTGCCGCGCAGTTGCCTCGTCAGCTGCTGCGCAGTTGGTACGTCATGTATTTCCAGTTGCCGGGACTTCCGCAACGATCCGCGTCGTGGGTGGTCCCCAGATTATGGCGGCAATGGTCGCCGGGCTACGACGCCGCAGAGGACGTCGCTCACGTGGCCGACTCGATCGGTGCGCCGGAGCACTGGCGCGCCGCGCTGGGTTACTACCGGGCCGCCGTGCGCAACAGCGAGCCGCCCGCGCGGTACGCCGAACTTCATCGGCATTGGCTGTCGGCACCGAAGCTGCCGACGCTGTACCTGCACGGCACCGAGGATGGTTGCGCCTCAGCGGATTACGCGCGATGGGTGCAGCGGGTACTGCCCGAGGGCGGCAAAGTGGCGACGGTCGAACGGGCCGGGCACTTCCTGCAATTGGAGCAGCCGCAGGCAGTGGCCGGACACATCGTCGACTTCATCGGCGCGGCAGCCTGA
- a CDS encoding DUF3556 domain-containing protein has translation MGFLKQDAPVVDFEEWSKGTRAEKIVPMARHWAEVGFGTPVVLHLFYVVKILLYILGAWLVVLTTTGIDGFTDVASWYDEPIVFEKVVLYTMLFEVIGLGCGFGPLNNRFFPPMGSILYWLRPNTIRLPPWPTRIPLTKGDTRTPFDVLLYGALLVLLVVALFSDGTGPIPELGTTVGVLPVWQIWAILGVLAVLGLRDKVIFLAARGEVYASLAVCFLFAGPDIIIAAKLVCLVIWLGAATSKLNKHFPFVISTMMSNNPVFRPRWIKRKFFERFPDDLRPGRGSRWLAHFSTAIEGLVPLVLFFSGGGWPTYIAAFVMLVFHFGILSSIPMGVPLEWNVFMMFSVLALFVGHAGIGLGDLQSPWPIVLFAVVAGTVVMGNLLPRKVSFLPGMRYYAGNWDTGLWCVKPSGAAKIEENVVSIASMPQAQMERYYGSPETAQMYLYMGYAFRAFNSHGRAMFTLAHRAMAGHNEDDYVLTDGERICSTAIGWNFGDGHMHNEQLIAALQKRCHFEPGEVIVVLIDGQPIHRQTQQYRLVDAATGEFERGYIRVADMVTRQPWDDTVPVQVTWQKDSADAP, from the coding sequence ATGGGGTTTTTGAAGCAGGACGCGCCCGTCGTCGACTTCGAGGAATGGAGCAAGGGCACCCGCGCGGAAAAGATCGTGCCGATGGCCCGGCACTGGGCCGAAGTCGGGTTCGGGACGCCGGTCGTTCTGCACCTGTTCTACGTCGTCAAGATCCTGCTCTACATCCTGGGCGCCTGGCTGGTCGTGCTGACCACCACCGGCATCGACGGGTTCACCGACGTCGCCTCCTGGTACGACGAGCCGATCGTGTTCGAGAAGGTCGTGCTGTACACGATGCTGTTCGAGGTCATCGGCCTTGGCTGCGGCTTCGGACCGCTCAACAACCGCTTCTTCCCGCCGATGGGCTCGATCCTTTACTGGTTGCGGCCCAACACGATCCGGCTACCACCGTGGCCGACCCGCATCCCGCTGACCAAGGGGGACACTCGCACGCCGTTCGACGTGCTGCTGTACGGCGCGCTTCTGGTGCTGCTCGTCGTGGCGTTGTTCTCCGACGGCACCGGCCCGATACCCGAACTGGGCACGACGGTCGGGGTGCTGCCGGTGTGGCAGATCTGGGCGATCCTCGGTGTCCTCGCCGTGCTCGGCTTGCGCGACAAGGTGATCTTTTTGGCCGCCCGCGGCGAGGTCTACGCCTCGCTGGCGGTCTGCTTCCTGTTCGCGGGGCCCGACATCATCATCGCGGCGAAACTGGTGTGCCTGGTGATCTGGCTCGGCGCCGCAACGTCGAAGCTCAACAAGCACTTCCCGTTCGTCATCTCCACGATGATGAGCAACAACCCGGTGTTCCGCCCGCGGTGGATCAAACGCAAGTTCTTCGAACGCTTTCCAGACGATCTGCGGCCCGGCCGGGGGTCGCGGTGGCTGGCGCATTTCAGCACGGCGATCGAAGGCCTTGTTCCGCTGGTGCTGTTCTTCTCGGGCGGCGGCTGGCCGACGTACATCGCCGCGTTCGTGATGCTGGTGTTCCACTTCGGCATCCTGTCGTCGATTCCGATGGGCGTGCCGCTGGAGTGGAACGTCTTCATGATGTTCTCCGTCCTGGCGCTGTTCGTCGGGCACGCCGGCATAGGCCTCGGCGACCTGCAGAGCCCATGGCCGATCGTGTTGTTCGCGGTTGTCGCGGGCACCGTGGTGATGGGAAACCTGCTCCCGCGCAAGGTGTCCTTCCTGCCGGGCATGCGGTACTACGCCGGCAACTGGGACACCGGGCTCTGGTGCGTGAAACCGTCGGGCGCGGCGAAGATCGAAGAGAACGTCGTCTCGATCGCGAGTATGCCGCAGGCGCAGATGGAGCGGTACTACGGCAGCCCGGAAACCGCCCAGATGTATCTCTACATGGGATATGCGTTCCGCGCGTTCAACTCTCACGGTCGGGCGATGTTCACCCTCGCACACCGCGCAATGGCCGGCCACAACGAGGACGACTACGTGCTGACCGACGGAGAGCGCATCTGCAGCACCGCGATCGGCTGGAACTTCGGCGACGGCCACATGCACAACGAACAGCTCATCGCGGCGCTGCAGAAGCGCTGCCACTTCGAACCGGGCGAAGTCATCGTCGTGCTGATCGACGGGCAACCGATCCACCGCCAGACCCAGCAGTACCGGTTGGTCGACGCTGCCACAGGCGAGTTCGAGCGCGGCTACATCCGGGTCGCCGACATGGTGACGCGCCAGCCGTGGGATGACACGGTGCCCGTGCAGGTGACGTGGCAGAAGGACAGCGCCGACGCGCCCTAG
- a CDS encoding MlaD family protein: MRMTRRILIQIAIFSVIAATALAIMVFGYMRLPDLLGIGQYRVTLELPETGGLYPRGNVTYRGVQVGEVKSVELTDTGVKAVLSLNSDISIPADLEAEVHSVSTVGEQFVQLLPRSGEGPELRNGDVIPLSRASVPTDINAVLNDTARGLQAIPQENLKTVVDEAYVAVGGLGAELRRLVTGSSTLAIDARKNLDPLITLIDESKPVLDTQTDTAGSIQAWAANLANISGQLQSQDPAVAGILEKAPGAADEARALFERLQPTLPIVLANLVSIGEVAVAYQPSLEQLLVLLPQGTAVTQAVGVHKRNTKQDYMGDSLVFNLNAILPALPAPLPLPPQNLPPPCTTGFLPAQQMRVPTFEDYPDRPKGDMYCRTPQDAPFNVRGARNLPCITVPGKRAPTWQQCESDEQYVPLNDGYNWKGDPNATLSGQPIPHVPPDIPVAITPPPPGTPPLPVAAAEYDPASGSYVGPDGKVYTQSNLADGASGERPWQSMLVPPGG, encoded by the coding sequence ATGCGAATGACCCGCCGGATCCTCATTCAGATCGCGATCTTCTCCGTCATCGCGGCCACCGCGCTCGCGATCATGGTTTTCGGGTACATGCGATTGCCGGACCTCCTCGGCATCGGCCAGTACCGTGTGACCCTCGAGTTGCCCGAGACGGGCGGGCTGTATCCGAGGGGCAACGTCACCTACCGCGGTGTACAGGTCGGAGAGGTGAAGAGCGTCGAGCTCACCGACACCGGAGTCAAGGCGGTGCTGTCGCTGAACTCCGACATCAGCATTCCCGCCGACCTCGAGGCCGAGGTACACAGCGTGTCCACCGTCGGCGAGCAGTTCGTCCAGTTGCTTCCGCGCAGCGGCGAAGGTCCGGAGTTGCGGAACGGCGATGTGATCCCGTTGAGTCGGGCCAGCGTTCCGACGGATATCAACGCGGTCCTGAACGATACGGCTCGCGGTCTGCAGGCGATACCGCAAGAGAACCTGAAGACCGTCGTCGACGAGGCCTATGTCGCGGTCGGCGGGCTCGGGGCCGAACTGCGCCGGCTGGTCACCGGGAGCAGCACGTTGGCCATTGACGCCCGGAAGAACCTCGACCCGCTGATCACGTTGATCGACGAGTCGAAGCCGGTGCTGGACACCCAGACCGATACCGCGGGCTCGATTCAGGCGTGGGCGGCGAATCTGGCAAACATCAGCGGTCAGTTGCAGAGTCAGGACCCGGCAGTGGCGGGAATCCTCGAGAAGGCCCCGGGGGCGGCGGACGAGGCGCGTGCGCTGTTCGAACGGCTGCAGCCCACCTTGCCGATCGTGCTGGCCAACCTCGTCAGCATCGGAGAAGTGGCGGTCGCCTATCAGCCGAGCCTCGAGCAGCTGCTGGTGTTGTTGCCCCAGGGCACCGCCGTCACGCAGGCCGTTGGCGTGCACAAGCGCAACACCAAGCAGGACTACATGGGCGATTCCCTAGTCTTCAACCTCAACGCGATCCTGCCTGCCCTCCCGGCCCCGCTGCCGCTGCCACCGCAGAACCTGCCGCCGCCGTGCACCACCGGGTTCCTGCCGGCCCAGCAGATGCGCGTGCCGACCTTCGAGGACTATCCGGACCGGCCGAAGGGCGATATGTACTGTCGGACGCCGCAGGACGCGCCGTTCAACGTCCGCGGCGCCCGCAACCTGCCCTGCATCACGGTGCCCGGCAAGCGCGCCCCGACGTGGCAGCAGTGTGAGAGCGACGAGCAGTACGTGCCGCTCAACGACGGCTACAACTGGAAGGGCGATCCGAACGCCACCCTGTCGGGGCAGCCGATCCCCCATGTCCCGCCGGACATCCCGGTTGCGATAACGCCTCCTCCCCCGGGTACGCCGCCGCTGCCCGTCGCGGCCGCCGAATACGATCCGGCCTCGGGGTCCTACGTCGGTCCGGACGGGAAGGTGTACACCCAGTCCAACCTGGCCGATGGTGCGTCGGGGGAGCGGCCGTGGCAGTCGATGCTCGTCCCGCCGGGGGGCTGA
- a CDS encoding thiolase family protein: protein MAEAVIVEAVRSPVGKRNGGLSGVHPAELSAQVLNGLVERAGVDPALVDDVIWGCVMQAGEQALDIGRTALLTAGWPETVPGVTVDRQCGSSQQSVHFAAAGVVAGHYDVVVAGGVESMSRTPMGASLASGGNPYSAGFKNRYRQTPNQGIGAEMIAEQWGFSRADLDQFSLDSHEKAAAAQDAGAFDDQIVGIKDDQGNTVLKDEGIRRGTTLEKMGQLKPAFREDGVIHAGNSSQISDGSAALLFMSEEKAKELGLKPLARVHTAVLAGADPVIMLTAPIPATQKALKRSGLSVDDIGAFEVNEAFAPVPMAWLKDIGADDKKLNPNGGAIALGHPLGGSGARIMTTLLYHMRDNGIKYGLQTMCEGGGQANATILELL from the coding sequence ATGGCTGAAGCCGTCATCGTCGAGGCAGTACGATCGCCCGTCGGCAAGCGTAACGGCGGACTGTCGGGTGTTCACCCGGCCGAACTGTCCGCGCAGGTGCTCAACGGCCTGGTCGAGCGGGCCGGCGTCGATCCGGCGCTCGTCGACGACGTCATCTGGGGCTGCGTCATGCAGGCCGGCGAGCAGGCGCTCGACATCGGCCGCACGGCGCTGCTGACCGCCGGATGGCCGGAGACCGTGCCCGGCGTCACCGTCGACCGCCAGTGCGGTTCGAGCCAGCAGTCGGTGCACTTCGCCGCCGCCGGCGTGGTGGCCGGCCACTACGACGTCGTCGTCGCCGGCGGTGTCGAGTCCATGTCGCGCACCCCGATGGGCGCCTCGCTGGCCAGCGGCGGCAACCCGTATTCGGCGGGATTCAAGAACCGCTACAGGCAGACGCCGAACCAGGGCATCGGTGCCGAGATGATCGCCGAGCAGTGGGGCTTCAGCCGCGCCGATCTCGACCAGTTCTCGCTCGACTCGCACGAAAAGGCTGCTGCTGCACAGGATGCGGGTGCGTTCGACGACCAGATTGTGGGCATCAAAGACGACCAGGGTAATACCGTCCTCAAGGACGAGGGCATCCGCCGCGGCACGACCTTGGAGAAGATGGGCCAGCTCAAGCCTGCCTTCCGGGAGGACGGTGTGATCCACGCCGGCAACTCGTCGCAGATCTCCGACGGCTCGGCGGCGCTGCTGTTCATGTCGGAGGAGAAAGCAAAAGAACTGGGCCTCAAACCGCTCGCCCGCGTGCACACCGCGGTGCTCGCCGGCGCCGATCCGGTGATCATGCTGACGGCCCCGATCCCGGCGACCCAGAAGGCGCTCAAGCGCTCCGGTCTGTCCGTTGACGATATCGGCGCGTTCGAGGTCAACGAGGCGTTCGCCCCGGTGCCGATGGCGTGGCTGAAGGACATCGGCGCCGACGACAAGAAGCTCAACCCGAACGGCGGTGCGATCGCGCTGGGCCACCCGCTCGGCGGTTCGGGTGCGCGCATCATGACCACGCTGCTCTACCACATGCGCGACAACGGAATTAAGTACGGCCTGCAGACGATGTGCGAGGGCGGCGGCCAGGCCAACGCCACCATCCTCGAGCTGTTGTGA
- a CDS encoding DoxX family protein, whose product MTAYDSALDFGLLFLRVVLGVTMAAHGYNKFFGGGGIPGTAGWFESIGMKPGTFHARVAATTEMAAGIGLAAGLLTPIPAAGFVALMLVAAWTVHRANGFFIVKEGWEYNLILATTAVAIATIGAGKYSLDYVLFSDTGLADLLHGWWGLAIALGLGLLGGIGQLAIFYRPPAKADA is encoded by the coding sequence ATGACTGCCTACGACTCAGCGTTGGATTTCGGGTTGCTGTTCCTGCGAGTGGTGCTGGGCGTGACCATGGCCGCGCACGGCTATAACAAGTTCTTCGGCGGCGGGGGTATCCCGGGCACCGCGGGGTGGTTCGAGAGCATCGGCATGAAGCCGGGGACCTTCCACGCCCGGGTGGCTGCTACGACAGAGATGGCCGCCGGTATCGGTCTGGCAGCAGGCCTGCTCACGCCGATTCCGGCAGCGGGCTTCGTGGCGTTGATGCTCGTCGCGGCATGGACCGTGCACCGGGCGAACGGCTTCTTCATCGTCAAGGAGGGCTGGGAGTACAACCTGATCCTTGCGACGACGGCCGTCGCGATCGCGACCATCGGCGCGGGCAAGTACAGCCTCGACTACGTCCTGTTCAGTGACACCGGGTTGGCCGACCTGCTGCACGGTTGGTGGGGTCTGGCGATCGCGCTGGGTCTCGGCCTGCTCGGCGGCATCGGACAGTTGGCGATCTTCTACCGGCCGCCTGCCAAGGCCGACGCCTGA
- a CDS encoding FadR/GntR family transcriptional regulator, translating to MARSTPLAPMIGPDGVGAGTAVRSPKTAELVAGTLRRMVVDGQLKDGDFLPNEAELMAHFGVSRPTLREAVRVLESERLVEVRRGSRTGARVRVPGPEIVARPAGLLLELSGATIADLMTARAGIEPMAVRLLAESGSAEAFDELDKLLEEHVPSGWQNDTLAETTGDFHLRVVELSGNATLSIIAGMLHEITVRHNAFLFKERRPVSKSDYDKLMRSYRKLMQLLRSGDGAAAEAHWRKHLDTARDLLLQGLEDVKVRDVMG from the coding sequence GTGGCTCGAAGTACACCGCTGGCGCCGATGATCGGCCCGGACGGCGTCGGCGCCGGAACGGCGGTCCGGTCGCCGAAGACGGCCGAACTCGTTGCGGGCACGCTGCGCAGGATGGTGGTCGATGGCCAACTCAAGGACGGCGATTTCCTGCCCAACGAGGCCGAGCTGATGGCGCACTTCGGGGTGAGTCGGCCGACCCTGCGCGAGGCGGTGCGGGTGCTGGAGTCCGAGCGCCTCGTCGAGGTCCGCCGCGGCTCGCGCACCGGCGCCCGCGTTCGGGTGCCCGGCCCCGAGATAGTCGCCCGCCCCGCCGGCCTGCTGCTCGAGTTGTCCGGCGCGACCATCGCCGACCTGATGACGGCGCGAGCAGGCATCGAGCCGATGGCGGTGCGGCTGCTCGCCGAGTCCGGCTCCGCCGAAGCCTTCGACGAGCTCGACAAGCTACTCGAAGAGCACGTGCCGTCCGGATGGCAGAACGACACGCTCGCCGAGACCACGGGCGACTTCCATCTGCGCGTCGTCGAGTTGTCGGGCAACGCGACGCTGTCCATCATCGCCGGGATGCTGCACGAGATCACGGTGCGACACAACGCCTTCCTGTTCAAGGAGCGACGCCCGGTGTCGAAGTCCGACTACGACAAGTTGATGCGGTCGTACCGGAAGTTGATGCAGCTGTTGCGGTCTGGTGACGGCGCGGCCGCCGAAGCCCACTGGCGCAAACACCTCGACACCGCGCGCGATCTTCTGCTGCAGGGCCTCGAGGACGTCAAGGTCCGCGACGTGATGGGCTAG
- a CDS encoding crotonase/enoyl-CoA hydratase family protein, whose translation MTADVQAPAALTERQGNVMVITINRPEARNAVNSAVSTAVGDALHEAQNDPEVRAVVITGSGESFCAGADLKAISRRESLFHREHAEWGFAGYVQHYIDKPTIAAVNGTALGGGTELALASDLVVAEERAKFGLPEVKRGLIAAAGGVFRIVDHLPRKVAMELLFTGEPMSSADALKWGLVNQVVPDGTAVDAALALAERITCNAPLAVWASKRVAMGVDDGVITGDEDGWARTMREIGTVIRSEDAKEGPLAFAEKRQPVWKAK comes from the coding sequence GTGACCGCAGACGTCCAAGCCCCCGCCGCTCTTACTGAGCGGCAGGGGAACGTCATGGTGATCACGATCAACCGGCCTGAGGCGCGCAACGCCGTCAATAGCGCGGTCAGCACCGCGGTCGGCGACGCCCTGCACGAGGCGCAGAACGATCCCGAGGTCCGTGCGGTCGTCATCACCGGCTCGGGTGAATCCTTCTGCGCCGGTGCAGATCTCAAGGCGATCTCGCGGCGGGAGAGCTTGTTCCATCGGGAGCATGCCGAGTGGGGCTTCGCGGGCTACGTGCAGCACTACATCGACAAGCCGACCATCGCCGCGGTCAACGGCACCGCGCTGGGCGGCGGCACCGAGCTTGCGCTCGCCAGCGACCTCGTCGTCGCCGAGGAGCGCGCGAAATTCGGCCTGCCAGAAGTCAAGCGGGGGCTCATCGCCGCAGCGGGCGGGGTGTTCCGCATCGTCGACCATCTGCCCCGCAAGGTCGCGATGGAACTGTTGTTCACCGGTGAGCCGATGTCGTCGGCCGACGCTCTGAAATGGGGCTTGGTCAACCAGGTCGTCCCAGACGGCACCGCGGTCGATGCGGCGCTCGCACTCGCCGAGCGGATCACATGCAATGCGCCGCTGGCCGTGTGGGCGAGCAAGCGGGTCGCGATGGGTGTCGACGACGGCGTCATCACCGGCGACGAGGACGGTTGGGCACGGACCATGCGCGAGATCGGTACGGTGATCCGTTCCGAGGACGCCAAGGAAGGACCGCTGGCATTCGCCGAGAAGCGCCAGCCTGTTTGGAAGGCCAAGTAG
- a CDS encoding virulence factor Mce family protein — translation MVVSAGLLSGCAGWRGLNSIPLPGVEGTGPGAFTIQAQMPDVDNIEPNSRVRVGDVNVGHVTKIQRQDWHALVTMKLNGDVELPANATAKLGLTSLLGSLHIELGPPTDEPPQGKLKEGSLIPLASSSAYPSTEQALASVALLLNGGGIGNIYDITEALSVAFTGREDDLRSLIEQLDIAIGHLDDQKQDIIDATESLNNLIGQFAEQKPVVDKALRTIPDALAVLRDQRQNLAEALTQLGRFSALAADSVNQTKEALVQELKDLGVVLEELADAGPALTRALSFLPTFPFPKETLLNWMRGDYANLTLVLDLTLSRIDSGFFTGTRFECNLTWLELQWGRTIGQFPNPCLIGGGGTQGNPLVAPYRWDQGP, via the coding sequence ATGGTCGTGTCGGCTGGACTGCTGTCGGGCTGTGCAGGGTGGCGTGGCCTGAACTCGATTCCGCTGCCGGGTGTCGAGGGGACGGGGCCGGGCGCGTTCACCATTCAGGCGCAGATGCCCGACGTGGACAACATCGAGCCGAACTCCCGGGTCAGGGTCGGCGATGTGAACGTCGGCCACGTGACGAAGATCCAGCGTCAGGACTGGCATGCACTGGTGACGATGAAGCTCAACGGTGACGTCGAGCTGCCGGCGAATGCGACCGCCAAGCTCGGCCTGACGAGCCTGCTGGGTTCCCTACACATCGAGCTGGGGCCGCCGACCGACGAGCCGCCGCAGGGCAAGCTGAAGGAAGGCTCGCTGATCCCGTTGGCGTCGTCGAGTGCGTATCCGAGTACCGAGCAGGCGCTGGCCTCTGTTGCATTGCTGCTCAACGGCGGCGGGATCGGCAACATCTACGACATCACCGAGGCGTTGAGCGTCGCGTTCACCGGCCGCGAAGACGACCTGCGAAGCCTGATCGAGCAGCTCGACATCGCGATCGGCCACCTCGACGACCAGAAGCAAGACATCATCGACGCGACGGAGAGTCTGAACAATCTGATCGGACAGTTCGCCGAGCAGAAGCCGGTGGTGGACAAGGCATTACGGACCATCCCCGATGCCTTGGCCGTGCTGCGGGATCAGCGGCAGAACCTGGCCGAGGCGCTGACCCAGCTGGGCAGGTTCAGCGCGTTGGCCGCCGACTCGGTCAACCAGACCAAGGAAGCGCTGGTGCAAGAGCTCAAGGACCTCGGCGTGGTGCTGGAGGAACTGGCCGACGCCGGCCCCGCGCTGACCCGCGCGCTGAGCTTCCTGCCCACCTTCCCGTTCCCCAAGGAGACGCTGCTCAATTGGATGCGGGGCGACTACGCGAACCTGACGTTGGTCCTCGACCTGACGTTGAGCCGGATCGATTCCGGGTTCTTCACCGGAACGCGGTTCGAGTGCAACCTGACCTGGTTGGAGCTGCAGTGGGGACGCACCATCGGCCAGTTCCCCAACCCGTGCCTCATCGGTGGCGGGGGCACGCAGGGCAACCCGTTGGTCGCCCCGTATCGCTGGGACCAGGGGCCATAA
- a CDS encoding Mce protein, with protein sequence MADETTPGDEDVSASTPDVDAPAEGGESTTPSADTTEDAGDVEDYDVEDYDVEAADVEAADDAAEPAPAKPPMSHVKLATIAGLVLVVVLAGLAGWLGYRAYESRQAEDLRNLFLQVGRQGALNLTTISHEHAEQDVQRVLDSSTGTFYDDFQARSQPFIEVVKQAQSKSEGTIAEAGIESCTDTDATVLVAVTVNTTNAGAPEQQPRAWRMRITVEKTGEDEAKISNVEFVP encoded by the coding sequence ATGGCAGACGAGACCACTCCCGGCGACGAGGACGTAAGCGCATCGACGCCTGACGTCGACGCCCCGGCGGAAGGTGGCGAGTCCACCACGCCGTCTGCTGACACGACGGAAGATGCCGGCGACGTCGAAGATTACGACGTCGAAGATTACGACGTCGAAGCTGCTGACGTCGAAGCAGCCGACGATGCCGCGGAACCCGCCCCGGCCAAGCCGCCGATGTCGCATGTGAAGCTGGCGACCATCGCGGGCCTCGTGCTCGTGGTGGTGCTCGCCGGGTTGGCCGGGTGGCTCGGCTACCGGGCGTACGAGTCCCGTCAGGCCGAGGATCTGCGCAACCTGTTCCTGCAGGTCGGACGTCAAGGCGCGCTGAACCTGACGACGATCAGCCATGAGCACGCCGAGCAGGATGTGCAACGTGTCCTGGATTCGTCGACGGGCACGTTCTACGACGACTTCCAGGCGCGGTCCCAACCGTTCATCGAGGTGGTCAAGCAGGCGCAGTCCAAGTCCGAGGGCACGATCGCCGAGGCCGGGATCGAGTCGTGCACCGATACCGACGCGACCGTCCTGGTTGCGGTGACCGTCAACACCACCAATGCGGGGGCGCCGGAGCAGCAGCCGCGCGCCTGGCGAATGAGGATCACGGTGGAGAAGACCGGCGAGGATGAGGCCAAGATCTCGAATGTGGAGTTCGTACCGTGA